A genomic segment from Paenibacillus sp. encodes:
- a CDS encoding GIY-YIG nuclease family protein, with translation MDKARKKELANEYVLARRPAGVYRMVHVESGKSYVGSTPDLPAMENRLPFELNLGTSTKKALLADWRKYGADAFRFEVLETFKPPEDGSYNLVKELERMEAAWLERLQPYEDKGYNRRARDE, from the coding sequence ATGGATAAAGCGCGGAAAAAGGAGCTCGCGAACGAGTATGTATTGGCTCGTCGGCCGGCGGGTGTCTACCGGATGGTGCATGTCGAAAGCGGAAAATCGTACGTCGGGTCGACGCCGGATTTGCCGGCGATGGAGAACCGTCTGCCGTTCGAGCTGAACCTCGGCACGAGCACGAAGAAGGCGCTGCTGGCGGATTGGCGAAAGTATGGAGCGGACGCGTTCCGATTCGAGGTGTTGGAAACGTTCAAGCCGCCGGAGGACGGCAGCTACAATCTCGTCAAGGAGCTTGAACGGATGGAGGCCGCGTGGCTGGAACGGCTTCAGCCGTACGAAGATAAAGGTTACAATCGGCGCGCTCGCGACGAATAA